In Thunnus thynnus chromosome 20, fThuThy2.1, whole genome shotgun sequence, a single window of DNA contains:
- the chst3b gene encoding carbohydrate sulfotransferase 3b, which yields MRIKYTISIVFFVALVIIEKENNIISRVSDKLTLKQTPQTPLQPSGFSHLLQKHNASFTSFSKMNSAFTLMKRRLENYSEHQEVMTKGRKHILLLATTRTGSSFVGEFFNQQGDNMFYLFEPLWHVEKMLTLETGGTNATAAAKAYRDVLQQLFLCDFSLLESFLDPLPVDHITTALFRRESSSSLCEESVCSPVIKGVFERYRCKTRRCGPLNLTLASESCLQKEHRAIKSVRVRQLETLRPLVEDPRLDVKFIQLVRDPRAVLASRMVAFAAKYKNWKQWAMDGDVPIDDDEVRKLKGNCDNIRMSAEVGLRQPPWLRRRYMLVRYEDIARFPMKKATEMYKFTGIPFTPQVKSWILKNTQASKETSGVYSTQKNSSEQVEKWRFNIPFKIAQVVQKVCGPTLKLFGYKFVSSEEMLTDKSVSLIEDKVFNFL from the exons ATGAGGATCAAATACACAATATCCATCGTCTTTTTTGTGGCACTCGTTATCATTGAGAAGGAAAACAACATTATCTCAAG GGTGTCAGATAAGCTTACCTTAAAGCAGACCCCCCAGACCCCTCTACAGCCTAGTGGTTTTTCCCActtactgcagaaacacaatgCTTCCTTCACCTCATTCAGCAAGATGAACTCTGCCTTCACACTGATGAAGCGGCGCCTGGAGAACTACAGCGAGCACCAGGAGGTGATGACAAAGGGAAGGAAACATATCCTCCTCTTAGCCACCACCAGGACAGGTTCCTCGTTTGTGGGCGAGTTCTTCAACCAACAGGGTGACAACATGTTTTACCTGTTTGAGCCATTGTGGCACGTGGAGAAGATGTTAACGTTGGAGACTGGCGGCACCAATGCTACAGCAGCAGCCAAGGCATACCGTGACGTGCTCCAGCAGCTCTTTCTGTGTGACTTCTCCCTGCTGGAGAGCTTCCTCGACCCCCTCCCTGTGGATCACATCACCACCGCCCTCTTCCGCAGGGAGTCAAGCAGCTCCCTGTGTGAAGAGTCAGTCTGCAGCCCGGTCATCAAAGGGGTCTTTGAGCGGTATCGCTGCAAGACCAGGCGCTGTGGGCCCCTGAATCTGACTTTGGCGTCTGAGTCCTGCCTCCAGAAGGAGCACAGGGCCATCAAGTCGGTGAGGGTGCGCCAGTTGGAGACCCTCCGTCCTTTGGTTGAGGACCCACGTCTAGACGTGAAATTCATTCAGCTTGTTCGGGATCCTCGGGCTGTACTAGCCTCACGCATGGTGGCCTTTGCTGCCAAGTACAAGAACTGGAAACAGTGGGCCATGGATGGAGATGTGCCTATTGATGATGACGAGGTGAGAAAGCTGAAGGGGAACTGCGACAACATCAGGATGTCTGCAGAGGTCGGCCTCAGACAGCCACCATGGCTGCGCAGGCGATACATGCTGGTGCGGTACGAGGACATTGCCAGGTTCCCAATGAAGAAGGCAACCGAGATGTACAAGTTTACTGGAATCCCATTCACTCCACAAGTGAAATCCTGGATCCTGAAGAATACGCAGGCCTCCAAAGAGACAAGTGGTGTTTACTCTACACAGAAAAACTCCTCAGAACAAGTAGAGAAATGGAGGTTCAATATACCATTCAAAATAGCCCAGGTTGTACAAAAAGTGTGCGGGCCGACGCTTAAGCTTTTTGGATACAAATTTGTGAGCAGTGAAGAAATGCTAACAGATAAATCAGTTAGTTTGATTGAGGATAAAGTGTTCAACTTTTTATAG